The following is a genomic window from Verrucomicrobiota bacterium.
ATCTCCACCTGGGCGTTGGTGCGACATCTCAGGAAATTGGAAGCGCGAGATTTCATCACGCAACAGGGAGGTCTGTACGCTGCGGTCGATTGCACTCACGGCATTCAGAAAGAATTGGCGCGGTTAGCCCGGGAAAAGTAACCAGCCACAAGCACAGTTCGAGAAGTGTGCACTCACGACCTGAGGTGGATTCGGCTCTGGATTTTGCATCGCCGTCATCCATTACCCTGACTAAGTTCGCCGCATGTCACAGAAGATCAGAGTCGCGGTTTTTGGAGTTGGCGCGCTAGGGAAAGAGCACGCCCGGTTCTACGCGGAATTGGCGGCGGCGGGGCGCGTGGAGTTCGCCGGCGTCTATGACATCCTGCCGGAGGCGGCGCGCAAGACAGCGGACAAACTGCGCGTGCCAGCGTTTCGTTCCGTGAACGAAGCCGCGACGGCGAGCGACGCCCTCAGCATCGTCACTCCGACCGCGACCCATTACGAACTCGCTTGCCAACTGCTGCGCCAACGCAAGCACGTGCTGGTGGAGAAACCGATGACGGACAGCGCGTCCCAAGCTGCCGAACTCGTGCGGTTGGCGCAAGAGCAAGGCGTCGTTTTGCAGGTCGGTCACGTGGAGCGGTTCAATCCCGTGTTCAAATACCTGGAAACGGTGGCGACCGACCCGCGCTTTATCGAAGCCCACCGGTTGTCGCCTTACTCGGGTCGCAGCACCGACATCGGCGTGGTGCTGGATCTCATGATTCACGATCTGGATGTTGTCCTCGCGTTCGTGAAGTCGCCCGTCACAAGCGTCGATGCGGTGGGCATTCCCGTGTTGAGCGCCTCGGAGGACATTGCCAATGCGCGGCTGCGGTTTGCCAATGGCTGCGTGGCGAACTTGACCGCCAGCCGCGTCAGCCCCGAACGCCTGCGCAAGATCCGCGTCTTCAGCGGCGGCGCCACGACCAGCTACGTCTCGCTGGATTACCGGGCCCAGGAAGGATTCGTCTATCGCATCGCGCGCGATGGCGAAGGCGAGACCTCGCTGTTCAAGAAACTTCTGGCTTCGAAAGACTCCACCATCGTCAGCGAATACGGCGGGAAACGGATCGTGCGCGAGCCGGTGCCGTTGGAAAAAGAACAGCCGCTGAAGCTGGAGTTGCGCAGTTTCATTGAGTGCGTTGAAGCGCGGCGCACGCCGATTGTGAGCGGAGAATCGGCGAAGCGGGCGCTGGACCTGGCGTTGGAGATCACGCGGCAGATTGGACAGGCGTGAGCTCTGGAACTCAAATCATGCTGATCGCCGGCGAGCCGAGCGGCGATTTGCTCGCGTCTGAACTCGTCCTGGCGTTAAAGCAATTGCCGGCAGTCCAGGCGATGCCATGGCCGCCAAAGTTCTTCGGTGCAGGCGGGCCGCGGATGGCAGAGGCCGGTGTGGAGGTGCTGATCGACCTGACGGCGCACTCGGTTTTCGGACTCACGGACGTGTTGTCACAATACCGCAAGTTCAAAGGATTTTTTCGGACGCTTCTCTGCGAGGCCGTGAAGCGTCAACCCGAGGCGATTGTTCTGGTCGATTTCGGGGGATTCAATCTGCGCTTTGCCGAAGCGGTCAGGCGCTATGTCCGCAGACATGCCGGCACGTTCAACGTGTGGAGTCCCCGGATCATCTATTACGTCTCGCCGCAAGTCTGGGCGTCGCGGCCGGGCCGCGCTTACCGGATGGCTCGAACCGTGGATTTGCTGCTGAGCATTTTTCCTTTCGAGAAGGATT
Proteins encoded in this region:
- a CDS encoding Gfo/Idh/MocA family oxidoreductase translates to MSQKIRVAVFGVGALGKEHARFYAELAAAGRVEFAGVYDILPEAARKTADKLRVPAFRSVNEAATASDALSIVTPTATHYELACQLLRQRKHVLVEKPMTDSASQAAELVRLAQEQGVVLQVGHVERFNPVFKYLETVATDPRFIEAHRLSPYSGRSTDIGVVLDLMIHDLDVVLAFVKSPVTSVDAVGIPVLSASEDIANARLRFANGCVANLTASRVSPERLRKIRVFSGGATTSYVSLDYRAQEGFVYRIARDGEGETSLFKKLLASKDSTIVSEYGGKRIVREPVPLEKEQPLKLELRSFIECVEARRTPIVSGESAKRALDLALEITRQIGQA